One genomic region from Aminivibrio sp. encodes:
- the thiW gene encoding energy coupling factor transporter S component ThiW encodes MKSLLKGNGKARIRKLTFAGLLVAAGILLSGVSFPMGPTRCYPFQHTMNVLAGAALGPWWAAGAAFVTSLVRNMTGTGTLFAFPGSIPGALAAGLAFRYFRTSRAALAEPLGTGFAGAAISAWILGPAFGKPAGLSVLMGAFLASSIPGAILGMGLVHVLRRTSLSPFFEGGK; translated from the coding sequence ATGAAATCGTTGCTGAAAGGTAACGGGAAAGCCCGAATCAGAAAACTGACCTTCGCCGGGCTCCTTGTGGCAGCCGGGATTCTTCTGTCAGGCGTTTCCTTCCCCATGGGGCCCACGCGGTGTTACCCCTTCCAGCACACCATGAACGTCCTCGCCGGGGCAGCCCTGGGACCATGGTGGGCCGCCGGCGCCGCCTTCGTCACCAGCCTCGTTCGGAACATGACGGGAACGGGCACTCTCTTTGCCTTCCCCGGGAGCATCCCCGGCGCCCTGGCGGCCGGACTGGCTTTCAGATATTTCAGGACCTCCAGGGCAGCCTTGGCCGAGCCTCTCGGCACGGGGTTTGCGGGGGCGGCGATTTCAGCCTGGATTCTCGGCCCTGCCTTCGGGAAGCCTGCGGGGCTGTCAGTGCTTATGGGGGCCTTTCTTGCGAGCAGCATCCCCGGCGCGATTCTGGGCATGGGGCTGGTCCACGTGCTGAGGAGGACATCCCTCTCCCCGTTTTTCGAGGGGGGAAAATAA
- the gyrA gene encoding DNA gyrase subunit A yields the protein MEEKKGELLFGKVIPLPLVEEIKHSYLDYAMSVIVGRALPDVRDGLKPVQRRILYAMMELGLRSGSSYKKSARVVGETMGKYHPHGDSAIYETMVRMAQDFSMRYPLVNGQGNFGSIDGDPAAAMRYTEVKLYEMGELMLADIDEDTVEWGPNFDESLKEPLYLPSLVPNLLVNGSSGIAVGMATNIPPHNLSEVIDALEYMIDSEGNWEFGEIYARLPGPDFPTGGIILGRDGIIDAYRTGRGKIILRGKTVVEDGKRGKTSVVITEIPFMVNKTSLIETIASCVQEKHIDGVADIRDESDRDGLRIVLDLQRDGDAELVLRQLYRRTQLQTTFGVINLALVNNHPVELPITDMLSHFLEHRRDVVRRRTQFRLDKALARAHIVEGLVKALDMIDRVIAVIRGAQTVQEARDGLVSQLGFTETQAQAILDMRLQRLTGLEREKLEAELAALFADIERYRTILGNRSALDGVIREELSELRRKFGGPRRTEIMDNYEEVSMEDLIPENDIVVILSKDGYLRRKALEEYTTQARGGKGKKGSGLQDEDEIALVAVTNTHKDIYLFTSSGRALAIRGHMIPESRTGKGKLIGKLVPLDEGETVVSMYGKSLEGKSFIFFATKKGISKRLPLSEIARLNRAGKRVLTLDDGDEIAQVRLTSGKDELLFMTANGQGLRVSEEEFRPMGRTARGVKAIRLDEGDTVISCEVVTSDRLALVISERGVSKRTSFEEFTVHHRGGRGVKAMNLGRKTGPLVGSWAVAEEDEIMVITSRGRMIRVAVAEIPKLSRTAMGTITVRLDEGDSVADVSVVCGDECVEENRP from the coding sequence ATGGAAGAAAAAAAAGGTGAACTGCTTTTCGGCAAAGTGATCCCTCTTCCCCTTGTAGAGGAGATCAAGCACAGCTACCTCGATTACGCCATGAGCGTCATCGTGGGGAGGGCCCTGCCTGACGTCCGTGACGGCCTCAAGCCGGTGCAGCGGCGCATTCTGTACGCCATGATGGAACTGGGCCTCCGGTCCGGCTCCTCCTACAAGAAATCGGCCAGGGTCGTGGGCGAAACCATGGGTAAATATCACCCCCACGGCGACTCCGCCATTTACGAGACCATGGTCCGCATGGCCCAGGATTTCAGCATGAGATACCCGCTGGTGAACGGCCAGGGAAACTTCGGCTCCATCGACGGGGACCCAGCGGCGGCCATGAGGTATACCGAGGTGAAGCTCTACGAAATGGGAGAGCTCATGCTCGCCGACATCGACGAGGATACCGTGGAGTGGGGCCCCAATTTCGACGAGTCCCTCAAGGAACCCCTCTACCTTCCCTCCCTCGTCCCCAATCTGCTCGTGAACGGAAGCTCGGGCATTGCTGTGGGAATGGCGACGAACATCCCCCCCCACAATCTTTCGGAAGTGATCGATGCCCTGGAGTATATGATCGATTCCGAGGGAAACTGGGAATTCGGCGAAATCTACGCCCGGCTTCCCGGACCGGACTTCCCGACGGGGGGCATTATTCTCGGCAGGGACGGAATCATCGACGCCTACAGGACGGGACGGGGAAAGATCATCCTTCGGGGAAAGACCGTCGTTGAGGACGGAAAGCGGGGCAAAACCTCCGTGGTCATCACCGAAATCCCCTTCATGGTGAACAAGACATCCCTCATCGAAACAATCGCATCCTGCGTCCAGGAAAAGCACATCGACGGCGTGGCGGATATCCGGGACGAGTCCGACCGTGACGGGCTTCGGATCGTTCTCGATCTCCAGCGGGACGGCGACGCGGAACTCGTTCTCCGTCAGCTTTACCGGAGAACCCAGCTTCAGACCACCTTCGGCGTGATCAACCTCGCCCTTGTGAACAACCACCCCGTGGAGCTCCCCATTACGGATATGCTCTCCCACTTCCTCGAACACAGAAGAGACGTGGTCCGGAGGAGAACCCAGTTCAGGCTCGACAAGGCCCTCGCCCGGGCCCACATCGTGGAAGGGCTCGTGAAAGCCCTGGACATGATCGACAGGGTCATCGCCGTTATCAGGGGCGCCCAGACGGTACAGGAGGCAAGGGACGGCCTCGTCTCCCAGCTCGGCTTCACAGAGACCCAGGCCCAGGCCATCCTGGACATGCGGCTTCAGCGGCTCACCGGACTCGAGCGGGAAAAGCTCGAGGCGGAGCTTGCAGCCCTCTTCGCCGACATCGAGCGGTACCGGACCATCCTCGGCAACCGTTCCGCCCTTGACGGGGTCATCAGGGAAGAACTCTCGGAGCTGAGGCGGAAATTCGGCGGCCCCCGGAGGACGGAGATCATGGACAACTACGAGGAAGTCTCCATGGAGGATCTTATCCCCGAGAACGACATCGTGGTCATCCTCTCCAAGGACGGGTATCTCCGCCGGAAAGCCCTCGAAGAGTACACCACCCAGGCCAGAGGAGGCAAGGGCAAAAAGGGGAGCGGGCTGCAGGACGAGGACGAGATAGCCCTTGTGGCGGTCACCAACACCCATAAGGATATATACCTCTTCACCTCCTCGGGCAGGGCCCTCGCCATTCGGGGCCACATGATTCCTGAATCACGGACGGGGAAGGGGAAGCTCATCGGCAAGCTCGTTCCCCTCGACGAGGGAGAGACTGTAGTCTCCATGTACGGCAAAAGCCTCGAGGGAAAAAGCTTTATTTTCTTTGCCACGAAAAAGGGCATTTCCAAACGGCTTCCCCTTTCCGAAATCGCACGGCTCAACCGTGCCGGGAAAAGGGTCCTGACCCTGGACGACGGGGACGAGATCGCCCAGGTGCGGCTGACTTCGGGAAAGGACGAACTCCTCTTCATGACGGCGAACGGGCAGGGGCTCCGGGTCTCCGAAGAAGAATTCCGCCCCATGGGCCGGACCGCCCGGGGCGTGAAAGCGATCCGGCTGGACGAAGGGGACACCGTCATAAGCTGCGAAGTGGTCACATCCGACCGCCTTGCCCTCGTGATCAGTGAACGGGGAGTCTCCAAGAGGACAAGTTTTGAGGAATTCACTGTTCACCACAGGGGCGGACGGGGCGTCAAGGCCATGAACCTGGGCAGAAAAACCGGCCCGCTCGTCGGAAGCTGGGCGGTAGCCGAAGAAGACGAAATCATGGTCATCACCTCCAGGGGCCGGATGATCCGGGTCGCCGTGGCGGAGATCCCGAAGCTGAGCAGAACTGCCATGGGAACGATCACCGTTCGGCTCGACGAAGGGGATTCCGTGGCGGACGTGAGCGTGGTCTGCGGAGACGAATGCGTGGAGGAAAACAGGCCGTGA
- the thiD gene encoding bifunctional hydroxymethylpyrimidine kinase/phosphomethylpyrimidine kinase produces the protein MGIYRGITVSIAGSDSGGGAGIQADLKTCAALRVFGMTVITALTAQNSREVSAVWNVPREMIRAQMDALWSDFPVGAAKTGMLGLPETILEVADGIRRWNVGNLVVDPVMIAQSGASLIADEAVEVLRAELLPLALLVTPNVPEAERLSGMTIESVEDMEKAAEAIGRKGPGAVLVKGGHRMQADSVTDVFYSRGRLQRFTDPRIHTENTHGTGCTLSAAIAAELASGSSLEEAVLRGRQYLRLALKSGFRPGAGWGSLGHAVTPPWTEK, from the coding sequence ATGGGAATCTACAGGGGGATCACCGTCTCCATCGCCGGGAGCGATTCCGGCGGAGGGGCGGGAATACAGGCGGACCTGAAAACCTGCGCCGCCCTTCGGGTGTTCGGCATGACCGTCATTACGGCTCTGACGGCCCAGAACAGCCGAGAGGTAAGCGCGGTCTGGAATGTTCCTCGGGAGATGATCCGGGCCCAGATGGACGCTCTCTGGTCAGACTTCCCCGTCGGGGCGGCCAAAACGGGGATGCTGGGCCTTCCGGAGACCATCCTGGAAGTGGCGGACGGCATACGGAGGTGGAATGTAGGCAATCTCGTGGTGGACCCGGTGATGATCGCCCAGAGCGGGGCGTCCCTGATTGCCGATGAGGCTGTGGAGGTTCTGCGGGCGGAGCTTCTACCCCTGGCGCTCCTGGTGACGCCCAATGTTCCCGAGGCGGAACGGCTTTCGGGAATGACCATAGAGTCGGTGGAAGACATGGAAAAAGCGGCTGAAGCCATCGGGAGAAAAGGCCCCGGAGCGGTTCTCGTGAAGGGGGGGCACCGGATGCAGGCCGACTCCGTCACGGATGTCTTCTATTCCAGGGGCCGCCTTCAGAGGTTCACCGACCCCCGCATCCATACGGAGAACACCCACGGAACGGGATGCACCCTGAGTGCCGCCATAGCGGCGGAGCTGGCTTCGGGTTCCTCCCTTGAAGAAGCGGTCCTGCGCGGACGGCAGTATCTCCGTCTTGCGCTGAAATCCGGCTTTCGCCCCGGGGCCGGGTGGGGATCTCTCGGACATGCGGTGACTCCCCCGTGGACGGAAAAATAG
- a CDS encoding universal stress protein, producing the protein MSGKVLVAVDMSKMSEEVFAYGCSLALRLKAEAAFIHVLPHPTLWRGYEPWLPPEIDAEVAEIARKKLDYYFKKTKKDLPELENVEYKMVVKEGNPSDVIMNYAKENDFNLIVIGYRGQSTIERLVVGSTASNVARYAHCSVLIYRPGLQIL; encoded by the coding sequence ATGTCCGGAAAAGTACTCGTGGCGGTCGATATGAGCAAGATGTCCGAGGAGGTATTTGCCTACGGATGCTCCTTGGCACTCCGTCTCAAGGCCGAGGCGGCGTTTATCCACGTCCTGCCTCACCCCACCCTCTGGCGGGGGTACGAACCCTGGCTGCCTCCCGAGATTGACGCGGAAGTGGCGGAAATCGCACGGAAGAAGCTTGACTACTACTTCAAAAAGACGAAAAAAGATCTTCCGGAACTGGAAAATGTGGAATACAAGATGGTGGTCAAGGAAGGGAACCCCTCGGACGTCATCATGAACTACGCCAAGGAGAACGACTTCAATCTCATCGTCATCGGCTACAGGGGCCAAAGCACCATAGAGCGTCTCGTCGTGGGAAGCACGGCCTCGAACGTGGCGAGATACGCCCACTGCTCCGTGCTCATCTACAGGCCGGGCCTGCAGATACTCTGA
- a CDS encoding alpha/beta hydrolase: MEYVTVKAPGSFGDREVLLHFFRGGSDPDTPAVLLLHGVHGWASPMEGNKYGFLAGELAAHGVSACIAESSRLRRDRETFGDDRTSWAKTAFRGKTLSMEVFDACSAFECFCRTFSVSSPVLWGFSLGGLIAVLMAGKKTAGYIASAGLTPPRERNAAGLIVSGSGDELRPEASAVLSLPILDNIGDKTELLRAASDASPAFALFFYGSRDESFSEESSRRIFDRLPLPETRKKFCIIEGADHSFRKKEGVPSREPLEQMLLISMAALDRHLGGKESTGRTEG; this comes from the coding sequence ATGGAGTATGTCACGGTAAAAGCCCCGGGGAGTTTCGGCGACCGGGAGGTTCTCCTGCATTTCTTCCGTGGGGGAAGTGACCCGGACACACCAGCGGTTCTGCTTCTGCACGGCGTTCACGGCTGGGCTTCCCCCATGGAGGGAAACAAGTACGGCTTCCTGGCCGGAGAACTCGCTGCTCATGGAGTTTCCGCCTGCATCGCAGAAAGCTCCCGGCTGAGAAGGGACAGGGAAACCTTCGGCGACGACAGAACTTCCTGGGCGAAAACAGCTTTCCGCGGAAAGACCCTTTCCATGGAAGTCTTCGACGCGTGCTCGGCCTTTGAATGCTTCTGCCGTACATTTTCGGTCTCATCCCCCGTTCTCTGGGGGTTTTCCCTCGGAGGGCTTATCGCTGTTCTCATGGCGGGGAAGAAAACGGCCGGCTATATTGCCTCCGCAGGGCTGACTCCTCCCCGGGAAAGAAATGCCGCCGGGCTCATTGTCTCCGGCAGCGGCGACGAACTACGGCCCGAAGCATCCGCCGTGCTCTCCCTGCCTATCCTCGACAACATCGGCGACAAGACCGAACTTCTCCGGGCCGCTTCGGACGCCTCTCCCGCCTTTGCCCTCTTTTTTTACGGAAGCCGCGACGAAAGCTTCAGCGAAGAGTCCTCCCGGAGGATTTTCGACAGGCTCCCCCTCCCTGAAACGAGAAAGAAATTCTGCATCATAGAGGGAGCGGATCATTCTTTTCGTAAAAAAGAAGGGGTCCCCTCCCGGGAACCCCTTGAGCAGATGCTTCTCATCTCCATGGCTGCCCTGGATCGACATTTAGGAGGGAAAGAATCCACGGGCCGAACAGAAGGGTAA
- a CDS encoding phosphatidylserine decarboxylase: MKIARDGYPLIAFVAFMLLGSLYFAPMVGLFLAPLLGLVVWFFRDPERVPDGPGFLSPADGKVVEVEETEHPFTGRAVKVGIFMNPLSVHVNRVPCDGTVEWMEYIPGRKWMAFEPKASELNERMCVGLATGHGPVMLVQVAGFLARRIVCRLRKGDGLARGDRFGMIKMGSRVDVYLPAGVQIKTSVGKKVFAGRTVIGGMPGKKS; encoded by the coding sequence GTGAAAATTGCCCGGGACGGATATCCCCTGATAGCCTTTGTGGCCTTCATGCTGCTCGGGAGCCTGTATTTCGCTCCCATGGTGGGGCTGTTCCTGGCGCCCCTGCTCGGCCTGGTGGTCTGGTTTTTCCGGGATCCGGAAAGGGTTCCCGACGGGCCGGGATTTCTTTCCCCCGCCGACGGCAAAGTGGTGGAAGTGGAGGAAACGGAACACCCCTTTACGGGCAGGGCGGTGAAAGTGGGCATTTTTATGAATCCCCTCAGCGTTCACGTCAACCGCGTGCCCTGCGACGGAACGGTGGAATGGATGGAGTACATTCCCGGGAGGAAATGGATGGCCTTTGAACCCAAGGCCTCGGAGCTCAACGAAAGGATGTGCGTGGGCCTTGCCACCGGTCACGGGCCGGTGATGCTCGTCCAGGTAGCGGGATTCCTTGCCCGCCGCATCGTCTGCAGGCTCCGGAAGGGCGACGGGCTCGCCCGGGGCGATCGGTTCGGCATGATCAAGATGGGGTCGAGAGTCGATGTTTACCTCCCTGCCGGAGTACAGATTAAGACATCTGTGGGAAAGAAGGTTTTCGCAGGCAGAACCGTTATTGGAGGAATGCCCGGTAAAAAATCGTAG
- a CDS encoding A24 family peptidase, with translation MNSWPVVLFFTLLGASLGSFLNVVAGRSVAGTPWWGGSRSQCPRCGAVLGWRDLVPVLSWMVLRGRCRYCGGRIAFRYVAAEICGAAMGGVLAWRWGLSVALFFSMVTAFGLFLNALTDLEEGYIFDIFPLAMGICGIVLRLLPEGGSLLDGLYGAAAGFAIIAVIILLSGGGMGWGDATLTAGAGMILGWKLTLLTLYLGFMAGGVFSVALLAAGKLRRKDAVPLVPFLAVGGVLTLLFGPWILSLLNVDPGQPWR, from the coding sequence GTGAATTCCTGGCCGGTCGTTCTGTTCTTCACTCTTCTGGGAGCTTCCCTGGGCTCTTTTCTGAACGTGGTCGCCGGGCGCAGTGTCGCGGGCACGCCGTGGTGGGGCGGCAGCAGGTCGCAATGTCCCCGGTGCGGTGCCGTCCTGGGCTGGAGGGATCTCGTTCCCGTCCTGTCCTGGATGGTTCTCAGGGGCCGCTGCCGCTACTGCGGCGGCAGAATCGCCTTCCGGTACGTGGCGGCGGAAATCTGCGGGGCCGCAATGGGAGGGGTGCTTGCCTGGCGCTGGGGTCTTTCCGTTGCCCTGTTTTTTTCAATGGTGACGGCCTTCGGTCTCTTTCTCAACGCCCTTACCGACCTCGAGGAAGGCTATATTTTCGATATTTTCCCCCTCGCCATGGGGATATGCGGCATCGTCCTCAGACTGCTGCCCGAAGGAGGCTCCCTTCTCGACGGGCTTTACGGCGCTGCCGCAGGCTTTGCAATTATCGCCGTCATCATTCTTCTATCAGGGGGAGGCATGGGCTGGGGAGATGCCACTCTGACGGCGGGCGCAGGGATGATCCTGGGGTGGAAATTGACCCTGCTGACGCTCTACCTCGGTTTCATGGCGGGGGGCGTGTTCTCCGTCGCCCTGCTTGCCGCAGGAAAACTGCGCAGAAAAGACGCCGTTCCGTTGGTTCCCTTCCTGGCCGTAGGAGGGGTTCTTACCCTTCTGTTCGGCCCGTGGATTCTTTCCCTCCTAAATGTCGATCCAGGGCAGCCATGGAGATGA
- a CDS encoding ABC transporter ATP-binding protein, which yields MLEIRSFSKSFESRPVFSDFSLSAERGSFTVLLGPSGCGKSTLFNMLMGVLPRDGGRISLDGREIPDLRGAAGYMAQKDLLLPWKTMTENALLPVMVRRTPTEEDFRRVADLFSLLGLSGREDYFPGQVSGGMAQRCALARTILFDAPVALLDEPLSALDAITRRTLRGLLLLLQSRFGKTILMVTHDVEEALLLADSILLLSPPPMKILEIFRPEGTKDSREDSPSFPGIKRRLLNLLQEGSR from the coding sequence ATGCTTGAAATCAGATCCTTCTCCAAGAGTTTTGAAAGTCGTCCTGTTTTTTCCGATTTCTCCCTTTCCGCCGAACGGGGAAGTTTTACCGTGCTCCTTGGACCGTCGGGATGCGGCAAGAGCACCCTGTTCAACATGCTCATGGGAGTTCTTCCACGGGACGGCGGCCGCATCTCCCTCGACGGCCGGGAAATACCGGACCTGAGAGGCGCGGCGGGCTACATGGCCCAGAAAGACCTTCTGCTCCCCTGGAAGACCATGACGGAAAACGCCCTTCTGCCCGTGATGGTAAGAAGAACGCCCACGGAAGAAGATTTCCGCAGGGTGGCGGATCTCTTTTCCCTGCTGGGGCTCTCAGGCCGGGAAGACTATTTCCCCGGGCAGGTATCCGGAGGGATGGCCCAGCGGTGTGCCCTGGCACGGACGATCCTGTTCGACGCACCGGTCGCCCTCCTGGACGAACCCCTTTCCGCCCTCGACGCCATAACCAGGCGGACCCTTCGTGGACTGCTTCTCCTTTTGCAGTCCCGCTTCGGGAAAACCATCCTCATGGTGACCCACGACGTGGAAGAGGCCCTTCTGTTGGCCGACAGCATCCTGCTGCTCTCCCCTCCTCCGATGAAAATCCTGGAGATTTTCCGGCCGGAAGGAACAAAGGACTCGAGAGAAGATTCGCCGTCCTTCCCGGGGATAAAGCGACGGCTTCTGAATCTCCTCCAGGAGGGTTCCCGATGA
- the thiM gene encoding hydroxyethylthiazole kinase, with amino-acid sequence MDGKIGLADLSPRSWADALERARRLRPLVYTITSFVSASFQADGTLAAGGSPVMSRCPLEAAELASSADSIVINTGTPDESSLLAMNRAVKAGKNIVFDPVGYGATAFRTAAVNSLLSACHPSVIKGNYGEIRLLAGQAGEVRGVDSGSETAPLVPAIQALAGRTGALICATGPVDVLADGVSAIVFSGGSPLMAKISGGGCLLGSLMGVLISGGAAAGTSAAIVMLRLASERAEERAAGPGSFRAALLDELASLAPEDLMSQGWRMCAPPEGGKGA; translated from the coding sequence GTGGACGGAAAAATAGGACTCGCAGATCTTTCCCCCAGGTCCTGGGCAGATGCTCTGGAGCGGGCGCGGCGGCTGCGCCCGCTGGTCTATACCATCACCAGCTTCGTGTCTGCCTCCTTCCAGGCGGACGGGACCCTTGCCGCCGGAGGCTCTCCGGTGATGTCCCGGTGTCCCCTCGAGGCGGCGGAGCTGGCGTCTTCGGCCGACTCCATCGTGATCAACACGGGAACTCCGGACGAGAGTTCCCTCCTGGCCATGAACCGGGCCGTGAAGGCAGGGAAAAATATCGTCTTCGACCCCGTGGGCTACGGAGCGACCGCCTTCAGGACAGCCGCCGTCAACAGTCTTCTTTCAGCCTGTCACCCCTCCGTCATCAAGGGAAACTACGGAGAAATCCGGCTGCTTGCCGGGCAGGCAGGGGAGGTAAGGGGCGTGGATTCCGGAAGCGAAACGGCCCCTCTCGTCCCGGCCATTCAGGCCCTCGCCGGGCGAACCGGTGCCCTTATTTGCGCCACGGGTCCTGTGGATGTCCTTGCCGACGGAGTGTCGGCCATCGTCTTTTCCGGGGGAAGCCCTCTCATGGCGAAGATTTCTGGAGGGGGCTGCCTTCTCGGGTCCCTTATGGGGGTGCTTATTTCCGGGGGGGCCGCAGCGGGCACCTCGGCGGCAATCGTCATGCTCCGCCTCGCGTCGGAACGGGCGGAGGAGAGGGCAGCAGGGCCGGGCTCATTCCGGGCGGCCCTGCTGGATGAACTAGCGTCCCTTGCGCCGGAAGATCTGATGTCCCAGGGGTGGCGGATGTGCGCACCGCCGGAAGGAGGAAAGGGAGCATGA
- a CDS encoding ABC transporter substrate-binding protein, producing MKRNRACLMLLVLLFLVSPAGGEEKLTLMLDWFPNVDHVPLFVASQGGIFSKHGLSVELRSPSDSADPLKLAAAGHVDIALSYQPQAIIAASGGIPLKAVGRLVGSPLSTLLFLDGKGIDSPADLEGKTIGYTVPGMMDHLLGAFAAINGIKKYTPVNVGFVILQSLAAGKVDAVMGPFKNYEPVAMEMEGYPASFFELEKFGIPAYDELVFVTGTMTWDRKAETIRRFLDAVEEAIAFTAARPEEALALYFEAVPEAPREMERKAFEKTRAWFGPDTRLDIVRWKAFADFALQWGMIDKEVNIYEIVAER from the coding sequence ATGAAACGAAACCGCGCCTGCCTGATGCTTCTTGTTCTGCTGTTCCTTGTCTCACCCGCCGGGGGAGAAGAAAAGCTTACCCTGATGCTCGACTGGTTCCCCAACGTGGACCATGTCCCCCTCTTCGTCGCAAGCCAGGGAGGCATCTTCTCGAAGCACGGTCTTTCGGTGGAACTGCGGAGCCCCTCCGACAGCGCCGACCCCCTGAAGCTCGCCGCCGCCGGGCATGTGGACATCGCTCTTTCGTACCAACCCCAGGCGATCATCGCGGCTTCAGGGGGAATACCGCTGAAGGCCGTGGGGCGCCTCGTGGGAAGCCCCCTCTCGACCCTCCTCTTTCTTGACGGGAAGGGAATAGATTCTCCTGCCGACCTTGAGGGAAAGACCATCGGCTATACCGTTCCCGGCATGATGGACCACCTTCTCGGCGCCTTCGCAGCCATCAACGGGATCAAAAAGTACACGCCGGTAAACGTGGGATTCGTCATCCTTCAGTCCCTGGCGGCAGGCAAGGTAGACGCCGTCATGGGGCCTTTCAAGAATTACGAGCCCGTCGCCATGGAGATGGAAGGATATCCCGCATCCTTCTTCGAGCTCGAGAAATTCGGCATCCCCGCCTATGACGAACTGGTATTCGTGACCGGGACGATGACCTGGGACAGGAAAGCGGAAACGATACGGCGGTTCCTCGACGCAGTGGAAGAAGCCATCGCTTTCACGGCGGCCCGTCCGGAGGAGGCCCTTGCTCTCTATTTCGAGGCCGTTCCGGAAGCCCCGAGGGAGATGGAAAGAAAAGCCTTTGAAAAAACGAGGGCCTGGTTCGGGCCTGATACCCGGCTCGACATCGTCCGCTGGAAAGCCTTCGCTGATTTCGCCCTTCAGTGGGGAATGATCGACAAGGAAGTGAACATCTATGAAATCGTTGCTGAAAGGTAA
- the thiE gene encoding thiamine phosphate synthase, with protein MNLRDALKLYVIPDSRVGAPRSIEEQAVLAIDGGATMIQLRNKEMSGRELYETACRLSSLCRRRGAAFVVNDRFDIALAAGAHGVHLGKEDLPVGVVRKIVPTGFLIGATAHSIEEGREAEKQGADYVGIGAVFPTGTKNVVSVIGVDAVRAIREALSLPSVAIGGINEENAAEVLSAGVDGIAVVAAVVGRQDIAGAARRLAEIVFRGKP; from the coding sequence ATGAATCTCAGAGACGCTTTGAAACTGTATGTCATCCCCGACAGCAGGGTCGGGGCTCCCCGTTCCATCGAAGAGCAGGCTGTCCTTGCCATCGATGGCGGAGCAACCATGATCCAGCTCAGGAACAAGGAGATGAGCGGCCGGGAACTGTACGAAACCGCCTGCAGGCTTTCCTCCCTCTGCAGGCGCAGAGGAGCTGCCTTCGTGGTGAACGACCGCTTCGACATCGCCCTTGCCGCCGGAGCCCACGGTGTCCACCTCGGGAAGGAAGACCTTCCGGTAGGGGTTGTCAGGAAGATCGTGCCCACGGGGTTTCTCATAGGGGCGACCGCCCACTCCATAGAGGAAGGGCGGGAGGCGGAGAAACAGGGAGCGGATTACGTCGGGATCGGCGCCGTCTTTCCCACAGGCACGAAAAATGTCGTCTCGGTGATCGGCGTCGACGCTGTCAGGGCGATCCGCGAGGCCCTTTCTCTTCCATCGGTGGCCATCGGGGGGATCAACGAGGAAAACGCCGCTGAAGTCCTCTCCGCCGGGGTGGACGGAATCGCCGTAGTGGCGGCCGTCGTGGGAAGACAGGATATCGCCGGGGCCGCCCGGCGGCTGGCGGAGATTGTGTTCAGAGGAAAACCCTGA
- a CDS encoding ABC transporter permease, translated as MRKAALPLLFLVAFLAFWEVFCRMFNLPPFLLPAPSRVALVLATEAPLLLRHGLTTTLEILLGILLSLAVGIPLSIAMFFSPALEKALSPLLIASQAIPVFAAAPLLVVWFGYGMGSKVAMAAVIIFFPVTVTLLQGFKSCDPDLKTLFSVMGAGFLTTLRHLYWPWALPYFFAGLRVAVSVAAIGAVIGEWVGSLDGLGFLMMQANARLRVDLVFASIVVLSAVSLSLWGAVCFLENKTVRWAEKKR; from the coding sequence ATGAGAAAGGCGGCCCTTCCCCTGCTGTTTCTCGTCGCGTTTCTGGCTTTCTGGGAGGTCTTCTGCAGGATGTTCAACCTTCCGCCCTTTCTTCTTCCCGCTCCTTCAAGGGTGGCGCTCGTTCTCGCGACGGAGGCCCCTCTCCTCCTAAGGCACGGGCTGACCACGACCCTGGAAATACTTCTCGGGATCCTTCTCTCCCTTGCGGTGGGCATCCCCCTGTCCATTGCCATGTTTTTCTCTCCCGCTCTCGAAAAAGCCCTTTCTCCCCTGCTGATCGCATCCCAGGCGATTCCGGTCTTCGCAGCCGCTCCCCTTCTGGTGGTCTGGTTCGGTTACGGCATGGGGAGCAAGGTGGCCATGGCGGCGGTGATTATCTTTTTCCCGGTGACGGTGACCCTGCTGCAGGGGTTCAAGAGCTGCGATCCCGACCTGAAAACCCTTTTTTCCGTCATGGGAGCCGGCTTCCTGACGACCCTGCGCCACCTTTACTGGCCCTGGGCCCTTCCCTATTTCTTCGCCGGCCTGAGGGTTGCCGTCTCGGTGGCGGCCATCGGCGCCGTCATCGGCGAATGGGTGGGAAGCCTGGACGGCCTCGGTTTCCTGATGATGCAGGCAAATGCCCGCCTCAGGGTTGATCTCGTCTTTGCCTCTATCGTCGTCCTTTCGGCAGTCAGCCTCTCCCTGTGGGGAGCCGTCTGCTTCCTCGAAAATAAAACCGTCCGATGGGCGGAAAAGAAACGGTGA